One segment of Curtobacterium sp. MR_MD2014 DNA contains the following:
- a CDS encoding succinate dehydrogenase iron-sulfur subunit produces the protein MTDTLVSDSPRTDTVQSAPPGSFPVTIIVRRFDPDVDDEPRWQDFDVMMLPTDRILDALHQIKWEQDGSLTFRRSCAHGVCGSDAMRINGRNRLACKTLIKDLDVSKPIYVEAIKGLPLEKDLVVDMEPFFQSYREVQPFLQASSKPEKGKERVQSVADRARFDDTTKCILCAACTSSCPVFWTDGQYFGPAAIVNAHRFIFDSRDDSANVRLDILNDKEGVWRCRTTFNCTDACPRGIQVTKAISEVKQAIMRGGV, from the coding sequence ATGACCGACACCCTGGTCTCCGACAGCCCGCGCACCGACACCGTGCAGAGCGCTCCTCCCGGATCGTTCCCCGTCACGATCATCGTCCGCCGGTTCGACCCGGACGTCGACGACGAGCCGCGCTGGCAGGACTTCGACGTGATGATGCTGCCGACGGACCGCATCCTCGACGCCCTGCACCAGATCAAGTGGGAGCAGGACGGCTCGCTCACGTTCCGGCGGTCCTGCGCGCACGGCGTGTGCGGCTCGGACGCGATGCGCATCAACGGGCGCAACCGGCTCGCGTGCAAGACCCTGATCAAGGACCTCGACGTGTCGAAGCCGATCTACGTCGAGGCGATCAAGGGCCTGCCGCTCGAGAAGGACCTGGTCGTGGACATGGAGCCGTTCTTCCAGTCCTACCGCGAGGTCCAGCCGTTCCTGCAGGCCTCGAGCAAGCCGGAAAAGGGCAAGGAGCGCGTGCAGTCCGTCGCCGACCGCGCCCGGTTCGACGACACCACGAAGTGCATCCTCTGCGCCGCGTGCACCTCGTCGTGCCCCGTGTTCTGGACCGACGGGCAGTACTTCGGCCCGGCGGCGATCGTCAACGCACACCGCTTCATCTTCGACTCGCGCGACGACTCGGCGAACGTGCGCCTCGACATCCTCAACGACAAGGAGGGCGTGTGGCGGTGCCGCACCACCTTCAACTGCACCGACGCCTGCCCGCGCGGCATCCAGGTGACGAAGGCGATCTCCGAGGTCAAGCAGGCGATCATGCGCGGCGGCGTGTGA
- the sdhD gene encoding succinate dehydrogenase, hydrophobic membrane anchor protein, with protein MTTQIVEPPRSAAAARRTTNWEKWGWIYMRASGVLLVVLIFGHLFVNMVAGEGVKQIDFAFVAGKWANPFWQVWDSLMLVLALVHGSNGMRTIINDYVAKPGIRKTLLLAVLIACVALVVLGLLVCWTFDPCPAGAAAADLPSFCPAQ; from the coding sequence ATGACCACGCAGATCGTCGAGCCGCCTCGTTCGGCCGCAGCAGCCCGCCGCACCACCAACTGGGAGAAGTGGGGGTGGATCTACATGCGCGCCTCGGGCGTCCTGCTCGTCGTGCTGATCTTCGGCCACCTCTTCGTCAACATGGTCGCCGGCGAAGGCGTCAAGCAGATCGACTTCGCCTTCGTCGCCGGCAAGTGGGCGAACCCCTTCTGGCAGGTCTGGGACTCCCTGATGCTCGTCCTCGCCCTCGTGCACGGCTCGAACGGCATGCGGACGATCATCAACGACTACGTCGCGAAGCCCGGCATCCGGAAGACCCTGCTGCTCGCGGTGCTCATCGCGTGCGTCGCGCTGGTCGTGCTCGGCCTGCTCGTCTGCTGGACGTTCGACCCGTGCCCGGCCGGCGCCGCCGCTGCCGACCTGCCGTCGTTCTGCCCCGCGCAGTAG
- a CDS encoding DUF805 domain-containing protein, translating into MTNGEQYDRNPEQPQPQPQPQLQPQPQQPQQPQQPYGQQQPYGQPYPQQQQPYGQPYPQYQQQAPIPTDASGAPPLWAPWYGAGFLDAFVRFWKKYARFDGRASRSEFWWWYLANAIVVTVLFSAYIASILVWAAGATTTDEYGTTTSTGGFPAVALLFAGLLGLWGLATFVPSLALGWRRVHDAGLAGPFWLVSFAAGVAGIVFGCLESSPAGAQYDRPEAPGPQV; encoded by the coding sequence GTGACGAACGGCGAGCAGTACGACCGGAACCCTGAGCAGCCGCAGCCGCAGCCGCAGCCGCAGCTGCAGCCGCAGCCGCAGCAGCCGCAGCAGCCGCAGCAGCCGTACGGCCAGCAGCAGCCGTACGGCCAGCCCTACCCCCAGCAGCAGCAGCCGTACGGCCAGCCGTACCCGCAGTACCAGCAGCAGGCGCCGATCCCGACGGACGCCAGCGGCGCCCCGCCGCTCTGGGCGCCCTGGTACGGCGCCGGGTTCCTCGACGCCTTCGTCCGGTTCTGGAAGAAGTACGCCCGGTTCGACGGGCGCGCGAGCCGCAGTGAGTTCTGGTGGTGGTACCTGGCGAACGCGATCGTGGTGACGGTCCTGTTCAGCGCGTACATCGCCTCGATCCTCGTCTGGGCGGCCGGGGCCACCACGACGGACGAGTACGGCACCACGACCTCGACCGGCGGCTTCCCGGCGGTCGCGCTCCTGTTCGCCGGGCTGCTCGGGCTGTGGGGACTCGCGACGTTCGTCCCGTCCCTCGCGCTCGGCTGGCGCCGCGTGCACGACGCCGGTCTCGCCGGCCCCTTCTGGCTGGTCTCCTTCGCGGCTGGGGTCGCCGGCATCGTCTTCGGGTGCCTGGAGTCGAGCCCCGCCGGGGCGCAGTACGACCGACCGGAGGCACCCGGCCCGCAGGTCTGA
- a CDS encoding DUF805 domain-containing protein, with protein MSDQRPSDRPGPTGPPSAPQYQQTQYDQPPQFRPQGQALFERSAPVGPDGRPPLWAPWYGIGFVQAYARYWRKYVRFDGRASRSEFWWVYLWNVAISVVLGAIWGIGFAQSGRETYVTPSGVETVVSEPSALFFIMGYVGSLWMLVIVLPSIALAWRRLHDANLAGPFFFLGLVPFFGGIALLVFTLLDSKPAGARFDRPEGSR; from the coding sequence GTGAGCGACCAACGACCGTCCGATCGACCGGGACCGACGGGCCCACCGTCGGCACCGCAGTACCAGCAGACGCAGTACGACCAGCCGCCGCAGTTCCGACCGCAGGGCCAGGCGCTGTTCGAGCGTTCGGCGCCGGTGGGACCGGACGGGCGCCCTCCGCTCTGGGCACCCTGGTACGGCATCGGCTTCGTCCAGGCGTACGCGCGCTACTGGAGGAAGTACGTCCGCTTCGACGGGCGCGCGAGCCGCAGCGAGTTCTGGTGGGTGTACCTCTGGAACGTCGCGATCTCCGTCGTGCTGGGCGCGATCTGGGGCATCGGCTTCGCGCAGTCCGGCCGTGAGACGTACGTGACGCCGTCCGGGGTCGAGACGGTCGTCAGCGAGCCGTCCGCGCTGTTCTTCATCATGGGGTACGTGGGGTCCCTGTGGATGCTCGTGATCGTCCTGCCCTCGATCGCCCTGGCGTGGCGACGCCTGCACGACGCGAACCTGGCGGGCCCGTTCTTCTTCCTCGGCCTGGTCCCGTTCTTCGGCGGGATCGCGCTCCTCGTCTTCACCCTGCTCGACTCCAAGCCCGCAGGCGCCCGCTTCGACCGACCGGAGGGATCGCGGTGA
- a CDS encoding NADP-dependent oxidoreductase, translating to MTKHWVAPEFGGSEVLEYVDVEVPAPGTGEVTIDVRAAGMNPADTKHTRQGDRSDLPIAVGYEVSGVISAVGPGTEIASGGGAVGDEVLAFRVEGGWAERITVPAADVFAKPASLDHPQAANLLLAGTTAADMIRVTRAEGRDTVLVHGASGAVGVAVLQLLRQLGTRVIGTASERNAETVRRFGGEWVAYGDGLEARVRDLAPSGVDVALDCVGTDEAVDVSLALVADRSRIVTIAAFGRAQQDGFPAVGGAQPESQAFRDSVRQRLVDLAAAGELEVPVARTFPLAEAKAAAELLESQHPGGKLALIP from the coding sequence ATGACGAAGCACTGGGTCGCCCCCGAGTTCGGCGGCAGCGAGGTCCTCGAGTACGTCGACGTCGAGGTGCCCGCCCCCGGCACCGGCGAGGTCACGATCGACGTCCGTGCCGCCGGCATGAACCCCGCCGACACGAAGCACACCCGGCAGGGCGACCGGTCCGACCTGCCGATCGCGGTCGGGTACGAGGTGTCCGGCGTGATCAGCGCGGTCGGCCCCGGCACCGAGATCGCCTCGGGCGGGGGAGCGGTCGGCGACGAGGTCCTCGCCTTCCGGGTCGAGGGCGGCTGGGCCGAGCGCATCACCGTCCCGGCCGCGGACGTCTTCGCCAAGCCCGCGTCGCTCGACCACCCGCAGGCCGCGAACCTGCTGCTCGCCGGGACCACCGCCGCCGACATGATCCGCGTCACCCGTGCCGAGGGGCGCGACACGGTCCTGGTGCACGGCGCCTCCGGTGCGGTCGGGGTCGCCGTCCTGCAGCTCCTCCGCCAGCTCGGCACACGCGTCATCGGCACCGCCTCGGAACGCAACGCCGAGACCGTCCGCCGCTTCGGGGGCGAGTGGGTCGCGTACGGTGACGGCCTGGAGGCGCGCGTCCGGGACCTCGCACCCTCCGGTGTCGACGTGGCGCTGGACTGCGTCGGGACGGACGAGGCGGTCGACGTGTCGCTGGCACTCGTCGCCGACCGCTCCCGTATCGTGACCATCGCGGCCTTCGGCCGCGCGCAGCAGGACGGCTTCCCCGCGGTGGGCGGTGCGCAGCCGGAGAGCCAGGCCTTCCGGGACTCCGTGCGGCAGCGGCTGGTCGACCTCGCCGCGGCGGGGGAGCTCGAGGTACCGGTGGCCCGGACGTTCCCGCTGGCCGAGGCGAAGGCCGCGGCGGAGCTGCTCGAGTCGCAGCACCCGGGCGGCAAGCTCGCACTGATCCCGTGA
- a CDS encoding glycohydrolase toxin TNT-related protein (This protein contains a domain related to Tuberculosis Necrotizing Toxin, which is the C-terminal effector domain of outer membrane channel protein CpnT, and which has a lethal NAD+-glycohydrolase activity.): MTFAETRPILDQLGYTIRYVQLPGETLGEPPVEGALRVVPAEAHGDFALEVVDYGTARRLATARGEDDAVEMLRRFLNRAFPAPRDIPRHELDGLRDRAASTYPQLAQQVGQAGPQGLTIQIPAGVPVDRVGGPDGYLLHPLDTPLPQRSLPPHVAAAPEVHRYVVDRPFMVTVTFVQPWFDQPGGALRFATADPSVTVRDLVVDGSLVRLRVV; encoded by the coding sequence ATGACGTTCGCGGAGACCCGCCCCATCCTGGACCAGCTCGGCTACACGATCCGCTACGTGCAGCTCCCCGGTGAGACGCTCGGCGAGCCCCCGGTCGAGGGTGCACTCCGGGTCGTCCCGGCCGAGGCGCACGGCGACTTCGCGCTCGAGGTCGTCGACTACGGCACCGCTCGCCGACTCGCCACCGCGCGTGGTGAGGACGACGCCGTCGAGATGCTCCGCCGCTTCCTGAACCGCGCCTTCCCGGCACCGCGGGACATCCCCCGGCACGAGCTCGACGGGCTGCGTGACCGTGCTGCGTCGACGTACCCGCAGCTCGCACAGCAGGTCGGCCAGGCCGGTCCGCAGGGGCTCACCATCCAGATCCCGGCCGGCGTCCCCGTCGACCGGGTCGGCGGCCCCGACGGCTACCTGCTGCACCCGCTCGACACCCCGCTCCCCCAGCGGTCACTGCCGCCGCACGTCGCGGCGGCACCCGAGGTGCACCGCTACGTCGTCGACCGGCCCTTCATGGTCACGGTCACGTTCGTGCAACCCTGGTTCGACCAGCCGGGAGGCGCGCTCCGGTTCGCGACGGCCGACCCGTCCGTCACGGTGCGCGACCTCGTCGTGGACGGTTCGCTGGTCCGTCTCCGGGTGGTCTGA
- a CDS encoding mannitol-1-phosphate 5-dehydrogenase, whose product MTATAVHFGAGNIGRGFVGLLLHEAGYEVVFADVAAPLIDALAAADSYTVHEVGQGAQDHEVTGFRAVNSAQDEAGVVAEVAAADIVTCAVGPTVLKFIAPVIAKALQQRDAGAAPLAVMACENAINATDRLREFIVEALPAESRDEALAKAVFANTAVDRIVPAQPEGAGLDVTVETYFEWAIDRTPFGGHEPEIPGAHYVDGLAASIERKLFTVNTGHATVAYHGFLAGADKISDAIAIPAVRSELESVLAETSDLLVRRHELDPEVHRSYVQAIIGRFENPHLPDTVTRVGRQPLRKLSRDERFVSPAAALAEDGTEPTALLDAMGAALRFDVADDEQSVELQQLLRSDRSDADVATEITGLDAQHPLHAAFTDRVRSARG is encoded by the coding sequence GTGACCGCGACCGCCGTCCACTTCGGCGCCGGCAACATCGGGCGCGGCTTCGTCGGGCTCCTGCTCCACGAAGCCGGCTACGAGGTCGTCTTCGCGGACGTCGCCGCGCCGCTCATCGACGCCCTCGCCGCCGCCGACTCGTACACCGTGCACGAGGTCGGCCAGGGCGCACAGGACCACGAGGTCACCGGCTTCCGTGCCGTGAACAGCGCGCAGGACGAGGCCGGCGTGGTCGCCGAGGTCGCCGCCGCCGACATCGTGACCTGCGCCGTCGGGCCGACCGTCCTGAAGTTCATCGCCCCGGTCATCGCGAAGGCGCTCCAGCAGCGCGACGCGGGTGCCGCGCCCCTCGCCGTCATGGCGTGCGAGAACGCGATCAACGCGACCGACCGCCTGCGCGAGTTCATCGTCGAGGCGCTCCCGGCCGAGTCGCGCGACGAGGCCCTGGCCAAGGCCGTGTTCGCGAACACCGCCGTCGACCGGATCGTCCCGGCCCAGCCCGAGGGCGCCGGCCTCGACGTCACGGTCGAGACGTACTTCGAGTGGGCCATCGACCGCACGCCCTTCGGCGGGCACGAGCCGGAGATTCCCGGTGCGCACTACGTCGACGGGCTCGCCGCGTCGATCGAGCGCAAGCTCTTCACGGTGAACACCGGACACGCCACGGTCGCGTACCACGGCTTCCTCGCCGGCGCCGACAAGATCTCGGACGCGATCGCGATCCCGGCCGTGCGGTCGGAGCTCGAGTCGGTGCTCGCCGAGACGAGCGACCTGCTGGTGCGTCGTCACGAGCTGGACCCCGAGGTGCACCGCTCGTACGTGCAGGCGATCATCGGCCGCTTCGAGAACCCGCACCTGCCCGACACGGTCACCCGCGTCGGTCGGCAGCCGCTCCGCAAGCTGTCGCGTGACGAGCGCTTCGTCTCGCCCGCGGCCGCCCTCGCCGAGGACGGCACCGAGCCGACCGCGCTGCTCGACGCGATGGGCGCCGCGCTGCGCTTCGACGTCGCCGACGACGAGCAGAGCGTCGAGCTGCAGCAGCTGCTGCGTTCGGACCGCTCGGACGCCGACGTGGCGACGGAGATCACCGGGCTCGACGCGCAGCACCCGCTGCACGCGGCGTTCACCGACCGGGTGCGGTCGGCGCGCGGCTGA
- the sdhA gene encoding succinate dehydrogenase flavoprotein subunit, which translates to MSETTVHHHQHDIVIIGAGGAGMRAAIEAGPKAKTAVISKLYPTRSHTGAAQGGMAAALANVEEDSWEWHTFDTIKGGDYLVDQDAAEILAKEAIDAVIDLENMGLPFNRTPEGKIDQRRFGGHTRDHGKAPVRRACYAADRTGHMILQTLFQNCVKLGVEFHNEFYALDLVMVDVVGDDGVTRQQPAGVVAFELATGELHVFHAKAVIFATGGFGKMYKTTSNAHTLTGDGVGIVWRQGLPLEDMEFFQFHPTGLAGLGILLTEGARGEGAILRNASGERFMERYAPTIKDLAPRDIVARCMVQEVAEGRGAGPNKDYVLLDCTHLGAEVLETKLPDITEFARTYLGVDPVVEPVPVMPTAHYAMGGIPTNTNAEVLYDNTTVVPGLYAAGECACVSVHGSNRLGTNSLLDINVFGKRSGNNAAEWVQTAEFLPLPEDPAAGVRGMLDQLRASTGTERIAVLRKELQDEMDKNAQVFRTDESLGKMTETIHQLRERYLNIAVQDKGKRFNTDLLEAVELGFLLDLAEVVVFSARNRKESRGGHMRDDYPKRDDENYMQHTMAYLTGDPHSSLADDHITLDWKPVVVTRYEPMERKY; encoded by the coding sequence GTGAGCGAGACCACCGTCCACCACCACCAGCACGACATCGTCATCATCGGCGCGGGCGGTGCCGGCATGCGTGCCGCCATCGAAGCCGGCCCGAAGGCGAAGACGGCCGTCATCTCGAAGCTCTACCCGACGCGCTCGCACACCGGTGCGGCCCAGGGCGGCATGGCTGCGGCCCTGGCCAACGTCGAGGAGGACTCGTGGGAGTGGCACACCTTCGACACGATCAAGGGCGGTGACTACCTGGTCGACCAGGACGCCGCCGAGATCCTGGCGAAGGAGGCGATCGACGCCGTCATCGACCTCGAGAACATGGGCCTGCCGTTCAACCGCACGCCCGAGGGCAAGATCGACCAGCGGCGCTTCGGTGGGCACACGCGTGACCACGGCAAGGCCCCCGTCCGCCGGGCCTGCTACGCGGCCGACCGCACGGGCCACATGATCCTGCAGACGCTGTTCCAGAACTGCGTCAAGCTCGGCGTGGAGTTCCACAACGAGTTCTACGCGCTGGACCTCGTCATGGTCGACGTCGTCGGCGACGACGGGGTCACCCGCCAGCAGCCCGCCGGCGTCGTCGCCTTCGAGCTCGCGACCGGTGAACTGCACGTCTTCCACGCCAAGGCCGTGATCTTCGCGACCGGCGGCTTCGGCAAGATGTACAAGACGACCTCGAACGCGCACACCCTGACCGGTGACGGCGTCGGCATCGTCTGGCGCCAGGGTCTGCCGCTCGAGGACATGGAGTTCTTCCAGTTCCACCCGACCGGCCTCGCCGGCCTCGGCATCCTGCTCACCGAGGGTGCCCGCGGCGAGGGCGCGATCCTCCGCAACGCCTCGGGCGAGCGCTTCATGGAGCGGTACGCCCCGACCATCAAGGACCTCGCGCCCCGCGACATCGTCGCCCGGTGCATGGTGCAGGAGGTCGCCGAGGGGCGCGGGGCCGGTCCGAACAAGGACTACGTCCTCCTCGACTGCACCCACCTCGGTGCCGAGGTGCTCGAGACGAAGCTGCCGGACATCACCGAGTTCGCCCGCACCTACCTCGGTGTCGACCCGGTCGTCGAGCCGGTGCCGGTCATGCCGACCGCGCACTACGCGATGGGCGGCATCCCGACGAACACCAACGCCGAGGTGCTCTACGACAACACCACGGTCGTGCCCGGCCTGTACGCCGCCGGCGAGTGCGCCTGCGTGTCCGTGCACGGCTCGAACCGCCTCGGCACCAACTCGCTGCTCGACATCAACGTCTTCGGCAAGCGCTCGGGCAACAACGCGGCCGAGTGGGTGCAGACCGCCGAGTTCCTCCCCCTGCCCGAGGACCCGGCCGCCGGCGTCCGCGGGATGCTCGACCAGCTCCGCGCCTCGACCGGGACCGAGCGCATCGCCGTCCTCCGCAAGGAGCTGCAGGACGAGATGGACAAGAACGCGCAGGTGTTCCGCACCGACGAGTCGCTCGGCAAGATGACCGAGACGATCCACCAGCTCCGCGAGCGGTACCTGAACATCGCCGTGCAGGACAAGGGCAAGCGCTTCAACACCGACCTGCTCGAGGCCGTCGAACTCGGGTTCCTGCTCGACCTGGCCGAGGTGGTCGTGTTCTCCGCGCGGAACCGCAAGGAGAGTCGAGGCGGCCACATGCGCGACGACTACCCGAAGCGCGACGACGAGAACTACATGCAGCACACCATGGCGTACCTGACGGGCGACCCGCACTCGTCACTCGCCGACGACCACATCACACTCGACTGGAAGCCCGTCGTCGTGACGCGGTACGAGCCGATGGAGAGGAAGTACTGA